From Camelina sativa cultivar DH55 chromosome 20, Cs, whole genome shotgun sequence, the proteins below share one genomic window:
- the LOC104768826 gene encoding protection of telomeres protein 1b-like isoform X2, translating to MEIRDDYKFLRIQDAFKALHLHINLIGVIVELGFSTGSGSGLPVKFVARITQTLPRVESIGDIILLSRVKIVLINRKITALCNETSSSSTFALFHGKHGVDFVPYQSLPKFLIREQDKSFLSNLREWLITYKFEDGSCCFTPLKDIKEGECSNLSCLIVHISKVYKDRWYIYVWDGTELPPCNILVKSERLPLCVEPEMLPTYILRKFPTFGSVLRIIVDRVSEKQAIHCLQPGQHVKFLNIFFQVNMGLWNATFTPSTKMQYTMNREMQGFSPQSMSGEKFSSTWNPITRCISHSHSGITGVAHEDAPFVSLMDILTYHSVTAKFRCVVRFIQVYPRDVRKLRDSNGKFKLLAILEDATARIHASLYADEGEKFFGCDQSDEEAIVKKMNRLLGGEEMEQVPRNPPWVQCCLFSFYKHKMDQWGSRRFRIFDTWINAS from the exons ATGGAGATTAGGGATGACTACAAATTCCTGAGAATTCAAGACGCTTTCAAGGCGTTGCATCTCCATATTAACCTCATTGGAGTCATCGTCGAGCTAGGTTTCTCCACCGGCTCTG GATCTGGCCTTCCCGTTAAATTCGTCGCTCGTATCACTCAAACGCTTCCTCGTGTTGAATCAATTGGGGATATAATCTTGCTTTCACGTGTTAAG ATTGTGCTGATTAACCGGAAAATCACAGCTCTCTGTAAtgaaacatcttcttcttcgacgtTTGCTCTGTTTCATGGGAAACATGGCGTTGATTTTGTACCATACCAGTCGTTACCTAAATTTCTGATTAGGGAACAGGATAAGAGCTTCTTATCCAATCTGAGAGAATGGTTGATTACTTACAAGTTCGAAGATG GGTCATGCTGTTTCACACCCTTGAAAGATATCAAAGAAGGGGAATGTTCAAACTTATCTTGCCTG ATTGTTCACATTTCTAAGGTCTATAAAGATAGGTGGTACATTTATGTTTGGGATGGAACTGAGCTGCCACCGTGCAACATCTTGGTAAA GTCAGAAAGGCTTCCTTTATGTGTTGAACCCGAGATGTTGCCTACATACATATTACGTAAGTTTCCTacttttggttctgttttgagGATCATAGTAGATAGAGTTAGTGAGAAACAGGCCATTCACTGTCTCCAACCTGGTCAGCACGTGAAGTTTCTGAACATTTTCTTTCAAGTAAATATGGGATTGTGGAACGCCACTTTTACTCCCTCTACAAAGATGCAATACACAATGAACAGAGAAATGCAAGGCTTCAGTCCTCAAAG catGAGTGGAGAGAAGTTTTCATCGACATGGAACCCCATCACACGTTGTATTAGTCATTCACATTCAGGAATCACAG GAGTTGCCCATGAGGATGCTCCTTTTGTTTCTCTGATGGACATCCTGACCTATCACAGT GTGACCGCTAAATTCAGATGTGTGGTTCGATTCATACAAGTGTATCCCCGAGATGTCAGAAAACTCCGAGATTCCAACGGAAAGTTCAAATTGCTAGCGATATTAGAAGATGCAACTGCTAGAATCCACGCTTCTCTATATGCTGATGAAGGG GAAAAGTTTTTCGGGTGTGACCAATCTGATGAAGAGGCTATAGTCAAGAAGATGAATAGATTGTTGGGAGGTGAGGAGATGGAGCAAGTGCCAAGAAACCCCCCATGGGTGCAATGTTGCTTGTTCTCGTTCTACAAACACAAAATGGATCAATGGGGAAGCAGAAGATTTAGGATTTTTGATACATGGATCAATGCTTCATGA
- the LOC104768826 gene encoding protection of telomeres protein 1b-like isoform X1, with amino-acid sequence MEIRDDYKFLRIQDAFKALHLHINLIGVIVELGFSTGSDCSCMLKIVDPWHSGSGLPVKFVARITQTLPRVESIGDIILLSRVKIVLINRKITALCNETSSSSTFALFHGKHGVDFVPYQSLPKFLIREQDKSFLSNLREWLITYKFEDGSCCFTPLKDIKEGECSNLSCLIVHISKVYKDRWYIYVWDGTELPPCNILVKSERLPLCVEPEMLPTYILRKFPTFGSVLRIIVDRVSEKQAIHCLQPGQHVKFLNIFFQVNMGLWNATFTPSTKMQYTMNREMQGFSPQSMSGEKFSSTWNPITRCISHSHSGITGVAHEDAPFVSLMDILTYHSVTAKFRCVVRFIQVYPRDVRKLRDSNGKFKLLAILEDATARIHASLYADEGEKFFGCDQSDEEAIVKKMNRLLGGEEMEQVPRNPPWVQCCLFSFYKHKMDQWGSRRFRIFDTWINAS; translated from the exons ATGGAGATTAGGGATGACTACAAATTCCTGAGAATTCAAGACGCTTTCAAGGCGTTGCATCTCCATATTAACCTCATTGGAGTCATCGTCGAGCTAGGTTTCTCCACCGGCTCTG ATTGTTCATGTATGCTCAAAATCGTAGACCCATGGCATTCAGGATCTGGCCTTCCCGTTAAATTCGTCGCTCGTATCACTCAAACGCTTCCTCGTGTTGAATCAATTGGGGATATAATCTTGCTTTCACGTGTTAAG ATTGTGCTGATTAACCGGAAAATCACAGCTCTCTGTAAtgaaacatcttcttcttcgacgtTTGCTCTGTTTCATGGGAAACATGGCGTTGATTTTGTACCATACCAGTCGTTACCTAAATTTCTGATTAGGGAACAGGATAAGAGCTTCTTATCCAATCTGAGAGAATGGTTGATTACTTACAAGTTCGAAGATG GGTCATGCTGTTTCACACCCTTGAAAGATATCAAAGAAGGGGAATGTTCAAACTTATCTTGCCTG ATTGTTCACATTTCTAAGGTCTATAAAGATAGGTGGTACATTTATGTTTGGGATGGAACTGAGCTGCCACCGTGCAACATCTTGGTAAA GTCAGAAAGGCTTCCTTTATGTGTTGAACCCGAGATGTTGCCTACATACATATTACGTAAGTTTCCTacttttggttctgttttgagGATCATAGTAGATAGAGTTAGTGAGAAACAGGCCATTCACTGTCTCCAACCTGGTCAGCACGTGAAGTTTCTGAACATTTTCTTTCAAGTAAATATGGGATTGTGGAACGCCACTTTTACTCCCTCTACAAAGATGCAATACACAATGAACAGAGAAATGCAAGGCTTCAGTCCTCAAAG catGAGTGGAGAGAAGTTTTCATCGACATGGAACCCCATCACACGTTGTATTAGTCATTCACATTCAGGAATCACAG GAGTTGCCCATGAGGATGCTCCTTTTGTTTCTCTGATGGACATCCTGACCTATCACAGT GTGACCGCTAAATTCAGATGTGTGGTTCGATTCATACAAGTGTATCCCCGAGATGTCAGAAAACTCCGAGATTCCAACGGAAAGTTCAAATTGCTAGCGATATTAGAAGATGCAACTGCTAGAATCCACGCTTCTCTATATGCTGATGAAGGG GAAAAGTTTTTCGGGTGTGACCAATCTGATGAAGAGGCTATAGTCAAGAAGATGAATAGATTGTTGGGAGGTGAGGAGATGGAGCAAGTGCCAAGAAACCCCCCATGGGTGCAATGTTGCTTGTTCTCGTTCTACAAACACAAAATGGATCAATGGGGAAGCAGAAGATTTAGGATTTTTGATACATGGATCAATGCTTCATGA
- the LOC104768825 gene encoding NDR1/HIN1-Like protein 3-like, whose amino-acid sequence MSDLNGAYYGPSIPPPKKVSHSHGRRGGSCGCGCLGDCLGCCGCCILSVIFNILIAIAVLLGIAALIIWLIFRPNGIKFHVTDAKLTEFTLDPATNNIRYNLDLNFTIRNPNRRIGVYYDQIEVRGLYGDQRFGSSNISPFYQGHKNTTVVGTKLGGQQLVVLDGEERKDLDEDVVSKIYRIDTKLRLRVRFKFGLIKSWKFKPNIECELKVPLSNANTTSGFQFQRTKCDVDF is encoded by the coding sequence ATGTCGGACTTAAACGGTGCGTATTACGGACCATCGATTCCTCCGCCGAAGAAAGTCTCACACAGCCACGGCAGACGCGGCGGCAGTTGCGGATGCGGTTGTTTAGGTGACTGTCTTGGCTGCTGCGGCTGCTGTATCTTGAGCGTCATCTTCAACATCCTCATAGCCATAGCAGTCTTGTTAGGCATAGCTGCTTTGATCATCTGGCTCATATTCAGACCCAACGGTATCAAGTTCCACGTCACCGATGCTAAGCTAACCGAGTTCACACTCGACCCAGCCACAAACAACATCCGTTACAATCTCGACCTCAACTTCACCATCCGTAACCCTAACCGACGGATCGGTGTTTACTATGACCAGATCGAGGTCAGAGGACTCTACGGTGATCAGCGGTTTGGGTCCAGTAACATCTCGCCGTTTTACCAGGGGCATAAGAACACGACGGTGGTTGGAACTAAACTCGGAGGACAGCAGCTTGTGGTGCTTGACGGCGAAGAGAGGAAGGATCTTGATGAGGATGTGGTTTCAAAGATCTATAGGATCGATACAAAGCTTAGACTTAGGGTTAGGTTTAAGTTTGGGTTGATCAAGTCTTGGAAGTTCAAGCCCAACATCGAGTGCGAACTCAAGGTTCCTCTAAGTAACGCTAATACGACCAGCGGGTTTCAGTTTCAGAGGACCAAGTGTGATGTTGACTTTTGA